Proteins encoded in a region of the Armatimonadota bacterium genome:
- a CDS encoding ABC transporter permease subunit yields MRATFREVFADNPVLAETWRPFARARRGKNWKANSIVTGLLVAAVYGALLAGGMQIVDYLEAGVFLILLVVLTPLFVATVLYPSLAAEREKKTMDLLLVAPVTAPQIVTAKLARALWPLVGLEITLLVPALVFGLVRISRGLAPGNPDANFFGGMAVIFVLSLVVAWFVAAMALFLSSVNRTTSGALTAVIGGLFVVYGVLPVFAAALSPLSRNLSEFIIAYHPLDAATRMLWPRAGDATLPAGAGVITCLVVHAVGGAVLLALTVGNVERERKKGSKPHA; encoded by the coding sequence GTGAGGGCCACGTTCCGAGAGGTCTTCGCGGACAATCCGGTCTTGGCCGAGACGTGGCGCCCCTTTGCCCGGGCACGGAGGGGTAAGAACTGGAAGGCGAATTCGATCGTGACGGGCCTCTTGGTCGCGGCCGTTTACGGCGCCCTCTTGGCGGGAGGGATGCAGATCGTCGACTATCTGGAAGCCGGCGTCTTTTTGATCCTGTTGGTCGTCTTGACCCCTCTGTTCGTCGCGACCGTCCTTTATCCGTCGTTGGCGGCTGAACGGGAGAAGAAGACGATGGACCTGCTCTTGGTCGCCCCCGTCACGGCTCCTCAGATCGTGACGGCGAAGCTGGCGCGCGCCCTCTGGCCCTTGGTCGGACTCGAGATCACGTTGCTCGTCCCAGCGTTGGTCTTCGGTCTCGTCCGGATAAGTCGAGGCCTTGCACCCGGCAACCCGGACGCGAACTTCTTCGGAGGAATGGCCGTCATTTTCGTCCTGAGCTTGGTCGTCGCGTGGTTCGTCGCCGCCATGGCGTTGTTCCTCTCGTCGGTCAACCGGACGACATCGGGAGCGTTGACGGCCGTGATCGGCGGACTGTTCGTCGTCTACGGCGTTCTCCCGGTCTTCGCAGCGGCCCTTAGCCCCCTGAGCCGAAACTTATCGGAGTTCATCATCGCATACCATCCTCTCGACGCTGCGACCCGGATGCTCTGGCCCCGAGCCGGCGACGCGACGCTTCCGGCAGGCGCGGGCGTCATCACGTGCCTCGTCGTCCATGCTGTCGGAGGCGCCGTCCTGTTGGCCTTGACCGTCGGGAACGTCGAGCGGGAAAGGAAGAAGGGGAGCAAACCTCATGCTTGA
- a CDS encoding metallophosphoesterase: protein MSRKLTRRAALKWLGAGAAFAGLSQVDNRNELTVERHRLGLPRWTADGFKVALLTDLHMDSKSKADRAVRAARMASDERPDVLLLGGDLASTSRPDSVRECHRGLQEILDLGIPTFAVLGNHEYDVRDAKGLISGLQARLQGPRSRLLRNETVEIGGVTVAGVDDGIANRDDHTFLKTGMDKNVLCLFHEPDFVERIDRRASLMLAGHSHGGQVCLPFGVPVHTPRGAKTFIRGYYRQAPVPLYVARGVGTVGPGIRVFCPPEVTILTLMGA, encoded by the coding sequence GTGTCGAGAAAGCTCACCCGCCGTGCGGCGTTGAAGTGGCTCGGAGCAGGCGCGGCTTTCGCGGGCCTGTCACAGGTCGACAACCGCAACGAACTTACGGTCGAACGGCACCGTCTCGGGCTGCCCCGATGGACGGCCGACGGCTTCAAAGTCGCGCTTCTCACCGACCTTCACATGGACTCCAAGTCCAAAGCCGACCGTGCGGTCCGTGCGGCCCGTATGGCGTCGGACGAGCGTCCTGACGTTTTGCTGTTGGGAGGCGACCTGGCGTCGACGTCCCGACCGGACTCCGTAAGGGAGTGCCACCGAGGACTTCAGGAGATCCTAGACCTGGGAATCCCGACCTTTGCGGTCCTTGGCAACCACGAATACGACGTCCGCGATGCGAAAGGTCTCATCAGCGGGCTTCAGGCCAGGCTCCAGGGGCCCCGGTCCAGGCTCTTGCGGAACGAGACGGTCGAGATCGGTGGCGTGACGGTCGCGGGGGTCGACGACGGCATCGCCAACCGGGACGACCACACGTTCCTGAAGACCGGAATGGACAAGAACGTCCTTTGCCTGTTCCACGAACCTGATTTCGTCGAGCGGATCGACCGTCGGGCCTCGCTCATGCTGGCGGGTCACAGCCACGGCGGGCAAGTCTGCCTCCCGTTCGGGGTCCCCGTGCACACGCCTCGCGGCGCCAAGACCTTCATCCGCGGCTACTATCGTCAGGCCCCGGTTCCGCTTTACGTGGCGCGCGGAGTCGGTACGGTCGGTCCTGGAATCCGGGTGTTCTGTCCGCCCGAAGTCACGATCTTGACGCTTATGGGAGCTTAG